A stretch of Lactuca sativa cultivar Salinas chromosome 6, Lsat_Salinas_v11, whole genome shotgun sequence DNA encodes these proteins:
- the LOC128126787 gene encoding uncharacterized protein LOC128126787 gives MESQGKLPSQTENNSKHNACAITLRGGKRYESPRMPDEEEEKEIEVEEAVKEEEKKSTPKSKKLIESKVKVTPAPFPSRLASTKREREDDEIMAMFRKVEINIPLLDVITQIPRYAKFLKELCTSKKKLKGNQTVKVGENVSAVLQKRLPKKCKDPGVFMVPCKMGNLFVPRAMLDLGASINVLPYSSYKTMGIGPLSKTGVIIQLADRSLVHPKGVLEDVLVQVNELVFPADFYVLDMGDENTPQSSSILLGRPFMSTVKTKIDVANGTLSMEFDGEVINFNIFEAMRYPSDIHSLNFIDVIDSCTNDCFEMSSQDVLTTILSKHFDETGIKELADKYTLEDELIEVIDSLEKAQPMRVEPPRMKLKSSNPKLLPSMV, from the coding sequence ATGGAGTCACAAGGTAAGCTACCCTCTCAAACGGAGAATAACTCAAAACACAATGCGTGTGCAATTACACTAAGAGGTGGGAAAAGATATGAAAGTCCAAGGATGccggatgaagaagaagagaaagagattGAGGTGGAAGAAGCTGTTAAAGAAGAGGAAAAGAAGAGTACTCCAAAGTCCAAGAAGCTAATAGAATCCAAAGTGAAAGTCACACCAGCTCCATTTCCTTCAAGACTGGCAAGCACCAAAAGAGAAAGGGAAGATGACGAAATCATGGCCATGTTTCGAAAGGTTGAAATCAATATCCCTCTTTTAGATGTCATTACACAGATTCCTAGATATgctaagttccttaaggaactttgcacATCTAAGAAAAAGCTTAAAGGAAATCAAACTGTGAAGGTTGGTGAAAATGTCTCAGCCGTGTTACAAAAGCGGCTACCAAAAAAATGCAAGGACCCGGGTGTTTTCATGGTTCCTTGCAAAATGGGTAACCTTTTTGTACCACGTGCCATGCTTGATCTTGGAGCATCAATTAATGTCTTACCCTATTCGAGTTATAAGACAATGGGAATTGGACCTTTATCAAAAACCGGAGTTATCATTCAACTTGCTGACCGGTCTTTGGTACATCCGAAAGGTGTATTGGAGGACGTGTTAGTGCAAGTTAATGAGCTCGTTTTTCCCGCTGACTTTTATGTTTTAGACATGGGTGATGAAAACACCCCACAATCGAGCTCCATCCTTTTGGGGAGACCCTTTATGAGTACCGTTAAAACAAAAATAGATGTAGCCAATGGTACTTTGTCAATGGAGTTCGATGGTGAAGTAATTAACTTTAATATCTTTGAAGCCATGCGTTATCCTAGCGATATTCATTCTTTAAACTTCatagatgttattgattcatGTACTAATGATTGCTTTGAGATGTCAAGCCAAGATGTGCTAACCACCATCTTGAGCAAACACTTTGATGAGACAGGGATTAAGGAGTTGGCTGACAAGTACACATTGGAAGACGAATTGATTGAAGTAATTGATTCCTTGGAGAAAGCACAACCCATGAGAGTTGAACCACCCCGCATGAAGCTAAAAAGTTCTAATCCGAAACTTCTCCCATCCATGGTATAA